In a genomic window of Wyeomyia smithii strain HCP4-BCI-WySm-NY-G18 chromosome 1, ASM2978416v1, whole genome shotgun sequence:
- the LOC129717441 gene encoding exocyst complex component 2, with the protein MVNRPVVTGLSPKEGPPGTRVTIRGEFLGAKSSDLVGLTICGCDCLLSAEWKSDKKIIARTGAAKGKGDIIVTTRNGGVGTSTVQFRAYYETIGPMKESAVWIEESPMQSLAWGRRSLAPTGYIQEDPLGLSIEGNDKKFPEDLRDIFPDGSGDLSQENFLPGWFLLENHHATSFEDLKAGLSYLRRRVESQKEGQLSFLKSNAGSVIDQLDTLMALRDRVTQDAKLHGKDQVKDLELAIKNSITASQELFKDVLVRKEKADATRAALSALSRHKFLFCLPNSVEKSASRNEFDIVVNDYARVKNLFGKTEVPIFKKVLEEVDVKILVIRQQLHGKIKEMPQGVEQQKKLVKALISLEVQQAGTTGSSKFSIEDPAWDAIEARAKYLEDTFLKTYEQYTAKEGAPGESKSRSDPNVTPNRVQFCEEMTEIAASQFPDLWRLGQAYFTGELRAVGQPKPGNFKRIILTVIEQFCCYLKTALLPSNTQRSFLAGNLKGLPTWPATNLSLNYLITWMPHCLRYVRVSYATLIRLDLPGEALDIVLKLIDELRLYCLSTILKKANEKVKKLHEKETWEFTVPDFAGATALPSKLEEILSEAIEDAQVICLTPEVRESSLLEPQSDGQREMSKRIQEMLATFSGVIETLALQRSDEDPQQSPMLSQLIGFPAALLQQQVSGDKSWGSSITWEHRLLCCLSNCIYCNKIFFPKLGTLFSKHGYPVPTIAIENSRSTVNILFSSLLDMYVEHKSDPLVGTIEPSMYIGRFQWDQVGPSDKLSPYAHECCDNLVSVYSEIFSISPVLLRPVLEPIVQTVAEELARLMTCVQKFNVNGALQAKIDIHVIRDAVRVYSNDTAKSFFVEALEAIPQVPDSEERTQESVKQIKNNMRLQLMCLQVVDP; encoded by the exons ATGGTTAATCGTCCCGTAGTAACTGGACTCTCCCCGAAGGAAGGTCCGCCGGGAACACGCGTTACAATACGTGGTGAATTTCTTGGGGCCAAATCGAGCGATTTGGTTG GTCTTACAATCTGCGGCTGCGATTGTTTGCTGTCTGCTGAATGGAAGTCCGATAAGAAAATTATCGCTCGTACCGGGGCAGCCAAAGGGAAGGGTGACATCATCGTCACCACAAGAAACGGAGGGGTGGGAACATCGACCGTGCAGTTCCGAGCTTACTACGAGACTATCGGTCCGATGAAAGAATCGGCTGTTTGGATTGAAGAATCCCCAATGCAATCGCTAGCTTGGGGAAGGAGATCACTCGCCCCGACCGGTTACATTCAGGAGGACCCGTTAGGTTTGTCGATCGAAGGTAACGATAAAAAGTTTCCAGAGGATTTGCGTGATATTTTCCCCGACGGATCCGGTGACTTGTCTCAGGAAAATTTTCTGCCTGGTTGGTTTTTACTGGAAAACCACCATGCAACATCGTTCGAAGATTTGAAAGCTGGTCTGTCCTATTTACGCCGGAGGGTTGAAAGTCAAAAGGAAGGCCAACTGTCCTTTCTTAAATCCAATGCTGGATCGGTAATCGATCAGCTGGATACTCTAATGGCGTTACGGGATCGCGTAACTCAAGACGCCAAACTGCACGGTAAAGATCAGGTGAAGGATCTTGAGTTGGCGATAAAAAATTCCATCACTGCGTCGCAAGAGCTGTTCAAGGACGTACTGGTACGGAAGGAGAAAGCCGATGCTACGCGGGCTGCACTGTCGGCACTATCGCGGCATAAGTTTCTTTTTTGTCTGCCGAATTCTGTTGAAAAAAGTGCTAGTCGAAATGAGTTTGATATCGTGGTGAATGACTATGCGAGAGTTAAAAACTTGTTCGGAAAAACTGAAGTTCCC atttttaaaaaagtacTCGAAGAGGTGGATGTTAAGATTCTCGTCATTCGCCAGCAgcttcatggtaaaattaaagAAATGCCGCAAGGTGTCGAACAGCAGAAAAAGTTGGTGAAAGCTCTTATCAGTTTGGAGGTTCAGCAGGCTGGAACAACAGGATCTAGCAAGTTTTCGATTGAAGATCCAGCCTGGGATGCTATTGAAGCTCGCGCGAAATATTTAGAAGACACTTTCCTGAAAACCTATGAGCAGTACACTGCTAAGGAGGGTGCTCCGGGAGAATCGAAGTCTCGTTCCGATCCAAACGTTACCCCAAATCGGGTACAATTTTGTGAGGAGATGACAGAGATTGCTGCCAGCCAATTTCCGGACTTGTGGCGTTTAGGGCAAGCTTATTTTACTGGGGAGTTGAGAGCAGTTGGCCAACCTAAACCGGGCAATTTCAAACGAATTATTTTGACGGTTATTGAACAATTCTGCTGTTATTTGAAAACGGCGCTGCTTCCGTCTAATACTCAACGATCGTTTCTGGCTGGCAACTTAAAGGGTCTTCCTACCTGGCCAGCCACGAATCTGTCGTTAAATTATTTGATTACTTGGATGCCACACTGCTTGCGGTATGTTCGAGTATCCTATGCGACCCTGATTCGGCTTGATCTTCCCGGAGAGGCGTTGGATATTGTGCTGAAATTGATCGACGAACTTCGTCTGTACTGTCTGTCAACAATTCTTAAGAAAGCCAATGAAAAGGTGAAAAAATTGCACGAAAAAGAGACATGGGAATTCACTGTGCCGGATTTTGCCGGAGCAACCGCATTG CCCTCTAAATTAGAAGAAATACTCTCTGAAGCTATTGAAGATGCACAAGTAATTTGTTTAACGCCAGAGGTTCGGGAATCGTCGCTGCTGGAGCCACAGTCGGATGGACAGCGTGAAATGTCGAAACGAATCCAGGAAATGTTGGCAACTTTTAGTGGAGTAATAGAGACTTTAGCTCTACAACGTTCCGATGAGGACCCACAGCAATCACCGATGCTATCACAGCTAATTGGCTTTCCGGCAGCGTTACTCCAGCAGCAAGTTTCCGGCGACAAAAGTTGGGGTTCAAGCATTACATGGGAGCATCGGCTGCTCTGTTGTCTGTCTAATTGTATTTATTGTAACAAAATTTTCTTCCCTAAGCTGGGTACATTATTCAGTAAACATGGTTATCCAGTACCGACGATTGCGATAGAAAATTCGCGATCAACGGTGAACATTCTGTTTAGTAGTCTCCTGGATATGTACGTAGAGCACAAAAGTGATCCTCTTGTGGGTACGATCGAACCTTCCATGTACATCGGACGCTTCCAGTGGGATCAGGTCGGGCCGTCGGATAAACTTAGCCCTTATGCACACGAGTGCTGTGACAATCTGGTGTCCGTGTATTCAGAAATATTTTCCATTTCCCCGGTTCTACTGAGACCCGTGCTGGAGCCGATCGTGCAAACCGTAGCCGAAGAGCTTGCCCGACTTATGACTTGTGTGCAGAAATTTAATGTAAATGGAGCGCTTCAGGCAAAAATCGACATCCACGTGATACGCGATGCGGTGCGGGTTTACAGTAACGATACTGCGAA ATCGTTTTTTGTTGAGGCATTGGAAGCTATTCCTCAGGTTCCTGACAGCGAGGAGAG AACACAAGAATCAGTGaagcaaatcaaaaataacatgcGCCTCCAGTTGATGTGCCTGCAGGTCGTCGATCCCTGA
- the LOC129724358 gene encoding RWD domain-containing protein 1: MERNHREDQCNEIEALDSIYCGELEVLISEPLHRFKLPIATATEYDPEVETEGLSCKLVFSYTEKYPDTAPLVEIEDPENFRDGYEEGLLEHIKQTIEENIGIEMIFSLVSSAQEWLNCKYDELKSEAENEKELAKRRIEEEERKKFEGTRVTVESFMAWKSKFEQELGITERKEKIAAENRKLTGKELFLQDNTLNESDLKFLMDAGEPIENVRIDESLFQNIEDLELDSDDDDDDDEDYVPETK; encoded by the exons ATGGAACGTAACCATCGGGAGGACCAGTGCAACGAGATCGAAGCGCTGGATTCGATCTACTGCGGAGAGCTGGAAGTGCTCATTAGTGAACCACTGCACCGTTTTAAACTGCCTATAGCAACTGCCACCGAATATGACCCGGAGGTGGAAACCGAAGGCCTATCCTGCAAGTTAGTTTTTAGCTATACGGAAAAATACCCAGACACCGCGCCGCTCGTGGAAATCGAAGATCCGGAAAATTTTCGAGACGGCTATGAGGAGGGCCTGCTAGAGCACATCAAGCAAACG ATAGAGGAAAACATCGGGATCgagatgatattttctctcgtCAGCTCGGCccaggaatggttgaattgTAAATATGACGAACTCAAAAGTGAAGCTGAAAATGAAAAAGAGTTGGCTAAGCGAAGAATAGAAGAAGAAGAGCGCAAAAAGTTCGAGGGTACCCGAGTAACGGTGGAATCGTTCATGGCGTGGAAGTCCAAGTTCGAGCAGGAACTTGGAATTACCGAGCGGAAGGAAAAGATTGCCGCTGAGAACCGAAAACTAACCGGGAAGGAACTGTTCCTACAGGATAACACACTGAACGAGTCGGATCTGAAGTTCCTGATGGACGCCGGTGAACCAATCGAGAACGTTCGGATTGATGAGTCGCTATTTCAAAATATTGAAGATCTTGAACTGGACtcggacgacgacgacgatgatgacgaAGATTACGTGCCGGAAACAAAATAA
- the LOC129724337 gene encoding cysteine and histidine-rich domain-containing protein morgana: protein MALLLPCYNRGCGQKFDPNSNNEDICIHHPGVPFFHDAYKGWTCCNRKSVDFTEFLNIKGCTAGKHSNEKPPEPEKPAKEEVIEEIPQPKMPEPTKKSTLVRPPWDSPLTKMDPTVNAAFRKQIDDLPETPTAHKSNSDPSEIKPGTTCKHGGCNYVYEGDVDNSKPCVYHPGVPIFHEGLKFWSCCQRRTSDFTAFMNQVGCETGTHKWTSDEEQSKIVNCRLDWHQTATQVVVTVYAKMYHYRLSTVKLNPIRLAICLVFPQQNNQEYNTDLELRGIIDVSKSKVQMFGTKVEVTLVKAEPGQWPKLDFPREKKLSAEPKPADEESKKQTAADDNDSDVDLDDIEPAFSSATLKEVK from the exons ATGGCACTATTACTGCCATGTTACAATCGAGGTTGCGGCCAGAAATTTGACCCCAATAGTAACAACGAag ATATCTGTATCCACCACCCGGGAGTTCCATTCTTCCACGATGCCTATAAAGGATGGACCTGCTGCAACCGAAAAAGTGTCGATTTCACCGAGTTTCTCAACATTAAAGGTTGCACTGCTGGGAAGCATTCTAATGAAAAACCTCCTGAACCAGAAAAACCAGCGAAAGAAGAAGTTATTGAAGAAATTCCTCAGCCAAAGATGCCGGAACCGACTAAAAAGTCCACTCTAGTGCGACCTCCGTGGGACAGTCCACTAACGAAGATGGATCCAACTGTAAATGCAGCTTTTCGAAAGCAAATTGATGATCTTCCAGAAACCCCAACAGCGCACAAATCCAATTCGGATCCATCCGAAATAAAGCCTGGAACAACTTGCAAGCATGGTGGATGCAATTACGTGTACGAGGGAGATGTGGATAACAGCAAACCATGTGTTTATCACCCGGGTGTTCCTATTTTTCACGAAGGACTCAAGTTCTGGTCCTGCTGCCAACGAAGAACCTCGGATTTTACCGCTTTCATGAATCAAGTCGGCTGTGAAACAGGAACTCACAAATGGACCAGCGACGAGGAGCAGTCGAAGATTGTCAACTGCAGGCTGGACTGGCATCAGACTGCAACACAGGTTGTTGTAACAGTTTATGCAAAAATGTATCATTATCGACTCAGTACGGTTAAGCTAAATCCGATTCGGTTGGCCATTTGTTTGGTGTTTCCTCAGCAGAATAATCAAGAGTACAATACTGACCTGGAACTCAGAGGA ataATTGACGTAAGCAAATCGAAAGTTCAAATGTTTGGCACAAAAGTGGAGGTAACACTTGTGAAGGCCGAACCTGGACAGTGGCCAAAGTTGGACTTTCCTAGGGAGAAGAAACTCAGCGCAGAGCCAAAACCAGCAGATGAGGAAAGCAAAAAACAGACCGCTGCTGATGATAACGATTCAGATGTAGACCTCGACGATATCGAGCCCGCCTTTAGTTCAGCTACCTTAAAGGAAGTGAAATAA
- the LOC129732518 gene encoding nucleoplasmin-like protein, with translation MADEYFYGATLKEGSKTVTWDPDNKAEGYPRTHKLIIKQCILGHEAAADEFNVVQVETMTIRDTLRTPIAVLKVGESRQCRLDLEFSDSPVTFTLIEGKGPVHIHGQHLLGSLVEEFEDMEEMEEEVPDEEEDDEDDDEEGGPQKKKQKLTNNSKGKPNAVQAASNSAKNSKKK, from the exons ATGGCTGATGAATATTTCTACG GAGCTACCTTGAAGGAAGGAAGCAAGACAGTGACCTGGGATCCAGACAACAAAGCCGAAGGTTATCCGCGGACACACAAACTAATCATCAAACAGTGCATCCTGGGTCATGAGGCAGCTGCCGATGAGTTCAACGTGGTGCAGGTTGAAACGATGACCATCCGAGACACACTGCGCACTCCGATTGCGGTTCTGAAGGTTGGTGAGTCGCGACAGTGCCGGCTGGATCTGGAGTTCTCCGATTCGCCCGTCACATTCACACTGATCGAGGGCAAGGGACCGGTACACATCCACGGCCAACATCTGCTCGGTTCGCTGGTCGAAGAATTCGAGGACATGGAAGAGATGGAGGAGGAAGTTCCCGATGAGGAGGAAGATGACGAGGATGACGATGAGGAGGGAGGCCCACAGAAAAAGAAGCAGAAGTTGACTAACAACTCGAAGGGAAAACCGAACGCAGTACAGGCTGCCAGTAATAGcgcaaaaaacagcaaaaagaaATAA